Proteins from one Geobacter sp. genomic window:
- a CDS encoding CRISPR system precrRNA processing endoribonuclease RAMP protein Cas6: MFSFAKLIFRVTLAGTSDRYLLFSFRRLFRDEFMRTCNERGEPLIYEQLFGQALSPDPAAVKRFQKPPLPFVFDFPVLSSSHASANDVDIALVLAGSAVNSLSLFIASVQRTLARCESIAQTPIILRQILSCGVNGDFANLLDPVGRLVSDGLVLLSPDSFPNPVLADGHSDAAVVLLTPLRLLSDGRPVRQLTFSDFVRPLMRRYSSLAYYYCGIEPNMDYKWLARQSGDVRVGSSTVQWEEWPGMQGGLTGEVRFSAVPSDLFPFLQFGEYFHLGKGAVYGMGRYLLRQ; encoded by the coding sequence ATGTTCAGCTTTGCCAAGCTCATCTTTCGCGTTACCTTGGCTGGGACGTCTGATCGGTATCTGCTGTTTTCATTCAGGCGCCTTTTCAGGGATGAATTCATGCGGACCTGCAATGAGCGGGGGGAGCCGCTGATCTATGAGCAACTGTTCGGTCAGGCCCTGAGTCCTGACCCTGCAGCAGTCAAGCGATTCCAGAAACCACCCTTGCCATTTGTGTTTGACTTTCCCGTCCTTTCTTCATCACACGCTTCCGCAAACGATGTCGACATTGCCCTTGTATTGGCTGGTTCGGCAGTCAACAGCCTTTCACTATTCATTGCGTCTGTACAACGTACCCTCGCTCGCTGTGAATCAATCGCTCAAACCCCCATCATCCTCCGACAGATTCTGTCCTGCGGGGTGAATGGCGACTTTGCAAATCTGTTGGATCCCGTCGGACGCTTAGTCTCTGATGGGCTTGTATTGCTGTCCCCGGATTCGTTCCCCAATCCGGTGTTGGCTGATGGTCATAGTGATGCTGCGGTTGTCCTGTTGACGCCACTGCGCCTGCTCAGTGACGGGCGACCAGTCCGCCAGTTGACCTTTAGCGATTTTGTCCGACCGCTCATGCGCAGATATTCGTCTCTTGCCTATTACTATTGCGGGATTGAGCCGAATATGGATTATAAATGGCTGGCAAGGCAATCTGGTGACGTGCGGGTTGGATCTTCAACTGTGCAATGGGAGGAGTGGCCAGGTATGCAGGGAGGCTTGACTGGTGAGGTGCGATTCAGCGCAGTGCCATCAGATCTTTTCCCCTTTCTCCAGTTTGGAGAATATTTCCATTT